A stretch of Stenotrophomonas indicatrix DNA encodes these proteins:
- a CDS encoding SLC13 family permease — protein MDTALTLTTDMKLVLGLVGFTMAMFLFERIRADVVALVVLVVLGVTGLIAPEEIFGGFSGNAVMSIIATTILGAGLDRTGALNRLAAWLLRRGHGVEQRLLMMTTAIAGLNSSFMQNPSVMALYLPVASRLAARTGLTMQRLLLPISAAIVMGGALTMVGNSPLILLNDLLASANNNLPSGLATIEPLRMFAPLPIGIALLIASLLYFRYYGDRKLVEEESLVNDGTTPARTESYFAKTYGIEGDVFELVVTAESPLVGMTLGEAENLHDAPLLLALKTGNDTRLAPPAEMRIWVGSVLGAMGPRQQIHDFAQNQFLRMSSRLKHLGDLFNPSRAGISEAVVPPTSGVIGKTAGELRLRKERGISLLAINRDKQVIREDVRDVQLRAGDMLVFHSIWTDLAQAAKSRDFVVVTDYPTGEQRPHKFKIAMAIFALTILIALTSKLPVALTLMTGVAGMLLTGVLRMDEAYASINWKTVFMMAGLIPLGWAMDSSGAAAWVAGHTIDKLPTGIPIWVLELALALLTTVFSLVISHVGATIVMVPIAVNLALAAGGNPTAFALIVALSASNNLMTASNPVISMITGPANYTPREMWRVGGPLSLIYTCVVVVMINLMF, from the coding sequence ATGGATACCGCGCTGACGCTGACCACTGACATGAAGCTCGTGCTCGGGCTGGTCGGCTTCACAATGGCGATGTTCCTGTTCGAGCGCATCCGCGCCGACGTGGTCGCGCTGGTGGTGCTGGTGGTGCTGGGCGTGACCGGCCTGATCGCGCCGGAGGAGATCTTCGGCGGCTTCTCCGGCAACGCGGTGATGAGCATCATCGCCACCACCATCCTCGGCGCGGGCCTGGACCGCACCGGTGCCTTGAACCGGCTCGCGGCCTGGCTGCTGCGGCGCGGCCATGGCGTGGAGCAGCGGCTGCTGATGATGACCACGGCCATCGCCGGCCTGAACTCGTCCTTCATGCAGAACCCGTCGGTGATGGCGCTGTACCTGCCGGTTGCCTCGCGTCTGGCCGCGCGCACCGGGCTGACCATGCAGCGCCTGCTGCTGCCGATCTCGGCGGCGATCGTGATGGGTGGCGCGCTGACCATGGTCGGCAACTCGCCGCTGATCCTGCTGAACGATCTGCTGGCCTCGGCCAACAACAACCTGCCCTCCGGCCTGGCCACCATCGAGCCGCTGCGCATGTTCGCGCCGCTGCCGATCGGCATCGCCCTGCTGATCGCCTCGCTGCTGTATTTCCGCTACTACGGCGACCGCAAGCTGGTGGAAGAGGAAAGCCTGGTCAACGACGGCACCACGCCGGCCCGCACCGAGAGCTACTTCGCCAAGACCTACGGCATCGAAGGCGACGTGTTCGAGCTGGTGGTCACCGCCGAGAGCCCGCTGGTCGGCATGACCCTGGGCGAGGCCGAGAACCTGCATGACGCGCCGCTGCTGCTGGCACTGAAGACCGGCAATGACACCCGCCTGGCACCGCCGGCGGAAATGCGCATCTGGGTGGGCAGCGTGCTCGGCGCGATGGGACCGCGCCAGCAGATCCACGATTTCGCGCAGAACCAGTTCCTGCGCATGTCCTCGCGCCTGAAGCACCTTGGCGATCTGTTCAATCCCAGCCGCGCTGGCATTTCCGAGGCGGTGGTGCCGCCGACCTCCGGCGTCATCGGCAAGACTGCAGGCGAGCTGCGCCTGCGCAAGGAACGCGGCATCAGCCTGCTGGCGATCAACCGCGACAAGCAGGTGATCCGCGAGGATGTGCGCGATGTGCAGCTGCGCGCCGGTGACATGCTGGTCTTCCACAGCATCTGGACCGACCTCGCGCAAGCGGCCAAGAGCCGTGACTTCGTGGTGGTCACCGATTACCCCACTGGCGAGCAGCGCCCGCACAAGTTCAAGATCGCCATGGCGATCTTCGCCCTGACCATCCTGATCGCGCTGACCAGCAAACTGCCGGTGGCGCTGACCCTGATGACCGGCGTGGCCGGGATGCTGTTGACCGGCGTGCTGCGCATGGACGAGGCCTATGCCTCGATCAACTGGAAGACGGTGTTCATGATGGCCGGGCTGATTCCGCTCGGCTGGGCGATGGATTCCAGCGGCGCAGCGGCATGGGTGGCCGGCCATACCATCGACAAGCTGCCCACCGGCATTCCGATCTGGGTGCTGGAACTGGCGCTGGCGCTGCTGACCACGGTGTTCTCGCTGGTGATCAGCCATGTGGGCGCGACCATCGTGATGGTGCCGATCGCGGTGAACCTGGCGCTGGCGGCCGGCGGCAATCCCACGGCGTTCGCGCTGATCGTGGCGCTGTCGGCGTCCAACAACCTGATGACGGCGTCGAACCCGGTGATTTCGATGATCACCGGCCCGGCCAACTACACCCCGCGCGAGATGTGGCGGGTCGGCGGCCCGCTGTCACTGATCTACACCTGCGTGGTGGTGGTGATGATCAACCTGATGTTCTGA
- a CDS encoding Rieske (2Fe-2S) protein, whose product MTAAVALITLDAIADGAFAEVEAVVDGDAESLLLYRDGEQVRAFLNICPHAGRRLDWAPGQFLKSREGHLVCAAHGASFALDSGDCIAGPCKGDRLRAVPVDVRDGQVYLA is encoded by the coding sequence ATGACTGCCGCTGTTGCCCTGATCACCCTGGATGCCATTGCCGATGGTGCGTTTGCCGAGGTTGAAGCGGTGGTCGACGGCGATGCCGAGTCGCTGCTGCTGTACCGCGACGGTGAACAGGTGCGCGCGTTCCTGAATATCTGCCCGCACGCGGGCCGCCGCCTGGATTGGGCGCCCGGCCAGTTCCTGAAGAGCCGCGAAGGCCATCTGGTCTGCGCCGCCCATGGCGCCTCGTTCGCGCTGGACAGTGGCGACTGCATCGCCGGCCCCTGCAAGGGCGACCGCCTGCGCGCAGTGCCGGTGGATGTGCGGGATGGACAGGTCTACCTGGCCTGA
- the thiS gene encoding sulfur carrier protein ThiS: MNIQLNGEPRTLPASATLLDLLAAEQLLQRRVAVEVNGEIVSRSRHAEHVLAEGDVVEIVHALGGG; this comes from the coding sequence ATGAACATCCAGCTCAATGGCGAACCCCGCACCCTGCCCGCTTCGGCGACCCTCCTGGACCTGCTCGCGGCCGAGCAGCTGTTGCAACGCCGGGTGGCAGTGGAGGTAAACGGCGAGATCGTCAGCCGCAGCCGTCATGCCGAGCATGTGCTGGCCGAGGGCGATGTGGTGGAGATCGTGCATGCCCTGGGCGGCGGCTGA
- a CDS encoding thiazole synthase, with protein sequence MNAHVSPDSLVIAGKTYSSRLLTGTGKFKDLEETRLATEAAGARIVTVAIRRTNIGQNPGEPNLLDVLPPDRYTILPNTAGCYTAEDAVRTCRLARELLDGHNLTKLEVLGDQKSLYPDVVQTLKAAEQLVKDGFEVMVYTSDDPILAKRLEEIGCAAVMPLAAPIGSGLGIQNKYNLLQIIEDAKVPIIVDAGVGTASDAAIAMELGCDGVLMNTAIAGARNPVLMASAMRKAVEAGREAFLAGRIPRKRYASASSPIDGLIG encoded by the coding sequence ATGAACGCTCATGTCTCCCCCGATTCGCTGGTGATCGCCGGCAAGACCTACAGCTCGCGGCTGCTTACCGGCACCGGCAAGTTCAAGGATCTGGAAGAAACCCGCCTGGCCACCGAGGCCGCCGGCGCCCGGATCGTCACCGTGGCCATCCGCCGTACCAACATCGGCCAGAACCCGGGCGAACCGAACCTGCTCGACGTGCTGCCGCCGGACCGTTACACCATCCTGCCCAACACCGCCGGCTGCTACACCGCCGAGGATGCCGTGCGCACCTGCCGCCTGGCCCGCGAACTGCTGGACGGCCACAACCTGACCAAGCTGGAAGTACTGGGCGACCAGAAGTCGCTGTACCCGGACGTGGTGCAGACCCTCAAGGCCGCCGAGCAGCTGGTCAAGGACGGTTTCGAGGTGATGGTCTATACCTCCGACGACCCGATCCTGGCCAAGCGCCTGGAAGAGATCGGCTGCGCTGCGGTGATGCCGCTGGCCGCGCCGATCGGGTCGGGCCTGGGCATCCAGAACAAGTACAACCTGCTGCAGATCATCGAAGACGCCAAGGTGCCGATCATCGTCGACGCCGGCGTGGGCACCGCGTCGGATGCGGCGATCGCGATGGAGCTGGGCTGCGACGGCGTGCTGATGAACACCGCCATCGCCGGTGCGCGCAACCCGGTGTTGATGGCCAGCGCCATGCGCAAGGCCGTGGAAGCCGGCCGCGAGGCGTTCCTGGCTGGCCGCATTCCGCGCAAGCGCTATGCCAGTGCGTCCTCGCCGATCGATGGGTTGATCGGCTGA
- a CDS encoding TrmH family RNA methyltransferase codes for MNDPWKNARRPSSRPPRATPLPPREGGTPPPPGRGNDELRLYGWNAVQALFAKRPQALRKLYLVESLIPRMQPVLKWCVANRVGYRVVEEGDLNKLAATTHHEGLVADVLRAPVLPLAQWLADLDEGPALALWLDGVGNPHNFGAILRSAAHFGAKALLLPASSTLALSGAAARVAEGGAESVPLVQLPEDAEAMAQLRAAGFGLAATLVEGGDDVFRASLPARLVYVMGAESEGMDRGLASQCDQQLSIPGSGAVESLNVASATAVLLAQWVSQRG; via the coding sequence GTGAATGATCCCTGGAAGAATGCCCGCCGCCCGTCGTCGCGACCGCCGCGGGCCACCCCGCTGCCACCGCGTGAGGGCGGCACCCCGCCACCGCCGGGGCGGGGCAACGACGAACTGCGCCTGTATGGCTGGAACGCGGTGCAGGCGCTGTTCGCCAAGCGTCCGCAGGCGCTGCGCAAGCTGTACCTGGTGGAGTCGCTGATTCCGCGCATGCAGCCGGTGCTGAAGTGGTGCGTGGCCAACCGCGTGGGCTATCGCGTGGTGGAGGAGGGCGACCTCAACAAGCTGGCTGCCACCACCCACCATGAAGGCCTGGTGGCCGACGTGCTGCGCGCGCCGGTGTTGCCGCTGGCGCAGTGGCTGGCCGACCTGGACGAAGGCCCGGCGCTGGCACTATGGCTGGATGGCGTCGGTAATCCGCACAACTTCGGTGCGATCCTGCGCTCTGCCGCGCATTTCGGCGCCAAGGCGCTGCTGCTGCCGGCCAGCAGTACGCTGGCGCTGTCCGGCGCGGCCGCACGCGTGGCCGAGGGCGGCGCAGAGTCGGTGCCGCTGGTGCAGTTGCCTGAGGATGCAGAAGCGATGGCGCAGCTGCGCGCGGCCGGTTTCGGCCTCGCCGCGACCCTGGTCGAGGGTGGCGATGACGTGTTCCGCGCGTCGTTGCCGGCCCGCCTGGTCTACGTGATGGGCGCGGAAAGCGAAGGCATGGATCGCGGCCTGGCCAGCCAGTGTGACCAGCAGCTGTCGATTCCCGGCAGTGGCGCAGTTGAAAGCCTGAATGTCGCTTCCGCCACGGCCGTGTTGCTGGCGCAGTGGGTCAGCCAGCGCGGCTGA
- a CDS encoding fumarylacetoacetate hydrolase family protein — MSDVSDVIPAAATPRVPVVGGGSFPVHRIYCVGRNFADHAREMGAAVPAADDRGRPMFFTKPADAIVVGHDDVIPYPPATSNLHHEVELVVAIGRDAPTGVLAVADAEALVYGYAVGLDLTRRDLQAAAKEKGHPWDSAKGFDASAPISEIVHAGEVGDLAALNLSLEINGEVRQQSLLDQMIWNVPEILHELSKLWQLRAGDLVFMGTPSGVAALKPGDRFSARLENVAERHGVIAG; from the coding sequence ATGTCCGATGTCTCCGATGTGATCCCTGCTGCAGCCACGCCGCGTGTACCGGTGGTTGGCGGCGGCAGCTTTCCCGTGCACCGCATCTACTGCGTCGGCCGCAACTTCGCCGACCATGCGCGTGAGATGGGTGCTGCCGTGCCCGCAGCAGATGATCGCGGCCGCCCGATGTTCTTCACCAAGCCGGCCGACGCCATCGTGGTCGGCCACGACGATGTGATCCCCTATCCGCCTGCCACCAGCAACCTGCATCACGAGGTGGAACTGGTGGTGGCGATCGGCCGTGACGCGCCCACTGGCGTGCTGGCCGTGGCCGACGCCGAGGCCCTGGTCTATGGCTATGCCGTGGGCCTGGACCTGACCCGCCGCGACCTGCAGGCGGCCGCCAAGGAGAAGGGCCACCCGTGGGATTCGGCCAAGGGTTTCGATGCCTCTGCACCGATCAGCGAGATCGTGCACGCCGGTGAAGTCGGCGATCTGGCCGCGCTCAATCTGTCGCTGGAGATCAATGGCGAAGTCCGCCAGCAGTCCCTGCTCGACCAGATGATCTGGAACGTGCCGGAGATCCTGCACGAGCTGTCCAAGCTGTGGCAGCTGCGCGCCGGCGACCTCGTGTTCATGGGCACGCCGTCCGGCGTGGCCGCACTGAAGCCCGGCGACCGTTTCAGTGCACGCCTTGAGAACGTGGCCGAACGCCACGGCGTGATCGCCGGCTGA
- the mscL gene encoding large-conductance mechanosensitive channel protein MscL produces the protein MGMLTEFKEFAMRGNVIDLAVGVVIGAAFGKIVTALVEKIIMPPLGYLIGRVDFSHLAWTLSPASIGPDGKEIPAVVIGYGDFINTLIQFVIVAFAIFLVIKVINRLSRKKEAAPAAPAEEVVLLREIRDSLKK, from the coding sequence ATGGGAATGCTCACCGAGTTCAAGGAATTCGCGATGCGCGGCAACGTCATCGACCTCGCCGTCGGCGTGGTGATTGGCGCTGCCTTCGGCAAGATCGTCACCGCGCTGGTGGAGAAGATCATCATGCCGCCGCTGGGCTACCTGATTGGCCGGGTGGATTTCTCGCACCTGGCGTGGACGCTGTCGCCGGCCAGCATCGGGCCTGATGGCAAGGAAATCCCGGCCGTGGTGATCGGCTACGGTGATTTCATCAACACGCTGATCCAGTTCGTGATCGTGGCCTTCGCCATCTTCCTGGTGATCAAGGTGATCAACCGCCTGTCGCGCAAGAAGGAAGCGGCACCGGCAGCGCCGGCCGAGGAAGTGGTGCTGCTGCGCGAGATCCGCGACAGCCTGAAGAAATAA
- the trmB gene encoding tRNA (guanosine(46)-N7)-methyltransferase TrmB yields the protein MTNPFDSAGSKAPPKPFTVNEGRREVRSFVLRQGRFTPAQQRAFDERWPRFGLDFSGEPRDLDATFGRDAHKVLEIGFGNGAALRFAAQQDPSRDYIGLEVHAPGVGRLLNALADDNADHVRLYHHDAVEVLEKEIADGALDEVRIYFPDPWHKKRHNKRRLIHPGFAELLVRKLRPGGRLHCATDWEDYAEQMWDVLDATPGLVNRAGPRGSVPRPDWRPQTHFETRGQKLGHGVWDLLYDRT from the coding sequence ATGACCAATCCATTCGACAGCGCCGGTTCGAAGGCACCGCCCAAGCCGTTCACGGTCAACGAAGGTCGCCGTGAAGTGCGCAGCTTCGTGCTGCGCCAGGGCCGTTTCACCCCGGCCCAGCAGCGCGCGTTCGACGAGCGCTGGCCGCGTTTCGGCCTGGATTTCAGCGGTGAACCGCGTGATCTGGATGCCACCTTCGGCCGCGATGCGCACAAGGTGCTGGAAATCGGCTTCGGCAACGGCGCCGCGCTGCGCTTCGCCGCGCAGCAGGACCCCAGCCGCGACTACATTGGCCTGGAAGTGCACGCGCCCGGCGTGGGCCGCCTGCTGAACGCGCTGGCCGACGACAACGCCGACCACGTGCGCCTGTACCACCACGACGCAGTGGAAGTGCTGGAAAAGGAAATCGCCGATGGCGCGCTGGACGAAGTGCGCATCTACTTCCCCGACCCGTGGCACAAGAAGCGCCACAACAAGCGTCGCCTGATCCATCCGGGTTTTGCCGAGCTGCTGGTGCGCAAGCTGCGCCCCGGTGGCCGCCTGCACTGTGCCACCGACTGGGAGGATTACGCCGAGCAGATGTGGGACGTGCTCGATGCCACCCCCGGCCTGGTCAACCGCGCCGGTCCGCGTGGCAGCGTGCCGCGCCCGGACTGGCGCCCGCAGACCCACTTCGAGACCCGCGGCCAGAAGCTCGGCCATGGCGTCTGGGACCTGTTGTACGACCGCACCTGA
- a CDS encoding M28 family peptidase, translated as MRRRVLAIASSLALLAAPAFAAPHATTLPPASLATAAQLRDQALADDTGWKVVESLTTEIGPRIAGSEADARAVAWAEAKFKALGFDKVWKEPVTFPKWERRSEHAAVTGRNPQPLQITALGGSPGGTVEAEVVRFADLAALQAAPAGSLKGKIAFVDYQMLPFRDGRDYGRGGAIRSKGPSEAIRKGAIGFLMRSAGTDSHRVPHTGITRFDDGLTPVPSAALSVPDADQLARLLARGATTVKVALDCGWDGTATSYNVIGEITGRTLPKEVVVIGGHLDSWDLGTGAVDDGAGVGITMAAGHLIGQLKQAPKRTIRVVAFANEEQGLYGGKAYAEAHAKDVALHQLAAESDFGAGRIYAFNTGSPNPEGSREATRQIAEVMKPLGIEYAADKGGPGPDVGPLAAKGGAWAWLAQDGSDYFHLHHTADDTLDKIDPKALAQNVAAYTVFAYLAAEADGSFGSEAKATTPPNE; from the coding sequence ATGCGTCGCCGCGTCCTTGCCATCGCATCCTCCCTCGCCCTGCTGGCCGCGCCGGCCTTCGCGGCGCCGCATGCCACCACCCTGCCGCCGGCTTCGCTGGCCACTGCGGCGCAACTGCGCGACCAGGCGCTGGCCGATGACACCGGCTGGAAGGTGGTCGAATCGTTGACAACCGAGATCGGCCCTCGCATCGCCGGCAGCGAGGCCGACGCCCGTGCCGTGGCCTGGGCCGAAGCCAAGTTCAAGGCACTGGGTTTTGACAAGGTGTGGAAGGAACCGGTGACCTTCCCGAAATGGGAGCGCCGCAGTGAACACGCCGCCGTGACCGGCAGGAACCCGCAACCGCTGCAGATCACTGCGCTGGGCGGCAGCCCGGGCGGTACGGTCGAAGCCGAGGTAGTGCGGTTTGCCGATCTGGCCGCGCTGCAGGCCGCACCGGCGGGTTCGCTGAAGGGCAAGATCGCCTTCGTCGATTACCAGATGCTGCCGTTCCGCGATGGCCGCGACTATGGCCGTGGCGGCGCGATCCGCAGCAAGGGCCCGTCCGAGGCCATCCGCAAGGGCGCGATCGGTTTCCTGATGCGCTCGGCCGGTACCGATTCGCACCGCGTGCCGCACACCGGCATCACCCGCTTCGATGACGGCCTGACCCCGGTGCCGTCGGCGGCGCTGTCGGTGCCCGACGCCGACCAGCTGGCGCGTCTGCTTGCCCGTGGCGCAACCACGGTGAAGGTCGCACTGGACTGCGGTTGGGATGGCACGGCGACCTCGTACAACGTGATCGGTGAGATCACCGGCCGCACGCTGCCGAAGGAAGTGGTGGTGATCGGTGGACACCTGGACTCGTGGGACCTGGGCACCGGCGCGGTCGATGACGGCGCAGGCGTGGGCATCACCATGGCCGCCGGTCATCTGATCGGCCAGCTGAAGCAGGCGCCGAAGCGCACCATCCGCGTGGTCGCCTTCGCCAACGAAGAACAGGGCCTGTATGGCGGCAAGGCCTACGCCGAGGCGCATGCCAAGGACGTAGCCCTGCACCAGCTGGCCGCCGAGAGCGATTTCGGTGCTGGCCGCATCTACGCCTTCAACACAGGTTCGCCGAACCCGGAGGGCTCGCGCGAGGCAACCAGGCAGATTGCCGAGGTGATGAAGCCGCTGGGCATCGAGTACGCCGCCGACAAGGGTGGCCCGGGGCCGGATGTCGGTCCGCTGGCCGCCAAGGGTGGCGCGTGGGCGTGGCTGGCGCAGGATGGCTCGGATTACTTCCACCTGCACCACACCGCCGACGACACCCTCGACAAGATCGACCCGAAGGCGCTGGCGCAGAACGTGGCGGCCTACACCGTGTTTGCGTATCTGGCCGCCGAAGCCGATGGCAGTTTCGGCAGTGAAGCCAAGGCAACCACGCCGCCGAACGAGTGA